The sequence below is a genomic window from Pecten maximus chromosome 14, xPecMax1.1, whole genome shotgun sequence.
TGATTCATGACTTTTTTAAAATCTCATTATCACAATACATCTCTGAATGACCTATCTTTAGCTTATAAGAGTATCGACCTATTAACTTGTGTTCGGCTAAGAGTAAACTTTGACATAAAACTGTTGACTATACAGTTCTCATGTGTAGTACAGAACTATGAGGATGTTTGTTTGTGGAATAAGTCTCAAGTTTTATAACCGGCCttacatttctatatttttttcaaatcagaTTTTCATTAAGATGTTACCAGTTAATCATACCACAATCATTACCAGGTTACAACTTGAAGAATAcacattttatgtttaaaaattattaatttgatttttctttaagcattgatgtcatttttttttagtttcatcggggtatgaaacaaattttgtttgcaaacttctgtaagaatctgctacgcatacagtttgcaaacaaaatttgtttcataccccgatgaaactaaaaaaaaaaattgacatcaacgcttataattaatttttgaaaatgattttctaatttaaaacatgttttatgtacaattttactggttttaaatgggattctttttctcaaatcaatacgcaacgtcaatagtcgtattgtgatgtcacattttttgcgccattctcggaatttctttcatagaagaatgaaaagaatttttcgaccaatcacatttgagtatttaccatgaaaacaaagaaaaattaattattagaCTTTGAATGTAATGTTGAATGTTTGTTTTCAGACATTGAAGAGTTCCGTACAGCTGTTGGTGGCCAGTACGCAGTGAAGCTGCTTACAGCCAGTAAATGTATGGACCAAAAACTCCATATAGAGGCGATGAAGGACTGCTTCTCTGGACTGATGAACCAGAAAAAGGATGTGATCCATGCCCAACTTAGCAGTCTCATCAACCATGTGACAGAACTGGGTATGTCACCTTGTTTAGTGTTCCTCAATATTATTTCACCGCTAGGGATCAAACTCAAGACCTCTGGCTTTTATACCAGGCCTCAGATTTATCAATGTTCTTTAACTTAAATTTTTCAAAAGGAAAGCATTGTAGGAtttcttgggggggggggggggggggggggggaatctTAGTAAAGGAACTTTCCCTAAAATCTGTAATgggaaattttaatttaatgaaTTTTCTAAAGTTAAGGAATAAAGATTAAACTGGGTCCTGGGTCATTTTAACCTCATTGAATGTGGTCATGATAATTGTCAATTAAGGTATTTTGTAAGGTATACAATCAATTTTACAATAAGTAAAATAGTTCATTAAAAGAATTCAAACAACTCCAAGTCAATTTTtggatacatgtatttcactaTACATTTCAGTCAAACAACAACTGCCTTAATTCATCTGAACCTAATGGTAGTGTTAAATTTAGGGAGAGCAGGGAAGGAACTGACAAAGGAACAGTTAAATTGTAAATCagaaataattaatatgtacCTTGGTATTTTTCACCTTTGACAGAAAAAGAGGGCAAGGACACCAGTCAGTATGAAGCGGATGTTTTATTGAAAGTAAACAGAGAATTCCCAGGAGATGTGGGGTGCTTTGCCATCTACTTCCTGAATGTTGTCAATTTGAATCCAGGAGAGGCAATGTTTCTTCGTGCTAGCTTGCCACATGCATACCTGTCAGGAGGTAGGTTAGTCAGGTAGTCTATAATTAGGCTAAGGTATGAAAGGTACAATATTTCCATAATATTGTGGCAATTTATCTCTCTTGAGCAAGAACTTTATATTGTAAGGAATCTTAAGCAGGCCAAAACAAATACTATTATTGTTCAACATGgttcacatatatatagaaatatcctTGAATGTCAAGACTTGCCTTTAAAAGTTTTGGAATTCATTGTCTTGCCTTGAAAGTCTTGGAATTTGGCATTAATGCTTTGAAAAGTCCTTAAATTCAATGGCATATGTCTTTTCTAAagttttcacaaaaataaattttcagaGTTTAATTGTTCTAGTCATTGTtgggattgttatatacaaccAATGTGAGAATGTTTACAATTGTATGATTACAACCTTGTTAATGTGACAGGACACATAACTATCAGACTTTATATTGTTATGTAACTGTCAAAATTTCACCCAATGTTGATCAGTGCCCATGAATAGTCCTGGAATTTAATGACAGAAAGTCCAGAAAAAGTCTTTGAATTTGATGACTCAAAGTCTGTATGAACCCTGATTAGATCATCTACCGTCATTGTCTAGCATGGGTATTGGCTATATTGAGAGGATAATCTGGAgattattattaattttcaaCTTCGAGGTATGTTAAAGTGTATAACCCCGAGTTATATTTGATTGATGTTTTTTTCAGACTGTATAGAATGCATGGCCTGCTCTGACAACACTATAAGGGCTGGTTTGACACCGAAGCACCGAGATGTAAACCTCCTTTGTGAGATGTTAGACTATAATAGTCTGTCTGTGGCCAAAACTAAGTTCAGACCGATCCAGCGAGGAAATGTGACCTACTATAAACCAGACATTGAAGATTTCATGGTGACCAAAGTCGAGGTAGATATTACATGACTGTAAAACTATAAACCTTAATTTACAATAATTCTGTATCAAGTTATATAATCCATACTTATCCCTCTTGTGTTAGCCCGGATGGAAGTGTGTAagtttactgtgggaggaaaccagagtacccagaaAAAATTACATGATTGGCACATGACCtcctactccaacaatgttagaggttttacacggcgagatacttttgacaggcgccatgtcgcagtcggcaaaatcatatccaatagaaaaagagccgaccagtggcctcttatgttataggagtaatGACCTCCATACCTTTTTACGTCCAATCGGGATATCAAACCCTGGTTGTCTAGGTGAAAGGCTTGTGTAACCTCTGTACCACTGCTCAATATTCACCATATCTATACAATATGTACCTATGTTCTCGGTCACAGGTACCAGCTGACTCAACCAGTGGAGTGCTACACAGTATAGACAGTGCCAGCATCTGTATCGTCATTCAGGGGGAGGGCCAAGCTTCGTCTTGTTCATTGGTCAGTGCTTTGGACTTGTCTAAGGGGTCCGTCTTCTTTATTGCTGCTAACGAGGAAGTCCATCTCACCGTCAGCTCACAAGGAATGGTGGTGTACCGGGCTTCCTACAGCGTCAAGATACCGTCAGCCTAACCAACCACATCAAACTTACAACAACAGATACTGGGGATTAGTACAACAACAGATACTGGGGATTAGTACAACAACAGATACTGGGGTTTAGTACAACAACAGATACTGGGGATTAGTACAACAACAGATACTGGGGATAAGTACAACAACAGATACTGGGGATTAGTACAACAACATATACTGGGGATTAGTACAACAACAGATACTGGGGATTAGTACAACAACAGATACTTGGGATTAGTACAACAACAGACACTGGGGATTAGTACAACAACAGATACTGGAGGATTAGTACAACAACAGATACTGGAGGATTAGTACAACAACAGATACTGGGGATTAGTACAACAACAGATACTGGGGATTAGTACAACAACAGATACTGGGGATTAGTACAACAACAGATACTGGGGATTAGTACAACAACAGATACTGGGGATTAGTACAACAACAGATACTGGAGGATTAGTACAACAACAGATACTGGAGGATTAGGGCAATTAcgtttaaaataatgtttttaatgcttttaaatttatttttccaGAAATAAGCCCCCTCTCTTCATTTggtaaaattttcaattttaagatAGAAAGCTTAAAGTAATTCACACGTAAGCCCTCCTTATAACTTAAATGcttaacatttacactaggagagggggtttatttaaggataaatatAGTATGATAAAGTTTGTTAGCAGAGGAgggatatatttatttttgcattCTTATTTTTAGCAAGcatttcaaaatgataaaatcttGCTAAGGATGTCCTCAGTATATATTTCCATTATCTTGACGACCTGAACTTGACAAAGAAGAACTGGCATAGTTGTGTCAGATGTTTTCTGTAAAGTTGTGGTGAGATGTGCTGTATGTATTTAGTGATTCTATCATTACAGAAATGTTATAGCTCTGATTTTCGTTGTTAATATAGTAGTAGTGAGTTATATTATAATAGTAGCATTTAAAGTGAGGCCACCAAAATGCTTTTATGTGATGGAATAGCATTTAAAACTTAGAATTGGCCCTGCTTTTGTCTTGATACCTGTCTTTAAGATTTCATTGTGGGAAACAGGTAGGGTTTGATGTAAAaggtttttattgtaattatatgtattatacaaacTTGTACATTGGTGCAAAAAATAGTACTAGAAAATAGTACTAGATGCAAGAATAGTACTAGATGCAAAAATAGTACTAGATGCAAGAATAGTACTAGATGCAAAAATAGTACTAGATGTAAGAATAGTACTAGATGCAAAAATAGTACTAGATGCAAGAATAGTACTAGATGCAAAAATAGTACTAGATGTAAGAATAGTACTAGATGTAAGAATAGTACTAGATGCAAAAAATAGTACTAGATGTAAGAATAGTACTAGATGCAAAACATAGTACTAGATGTAAGAATAGTACTAGATGCAAAAAATAGTACTAGGTGCAATTTGGTGGTGCAATTTGGTTGTTGTATAATCATGttttgcaaataatttattatcttAATATAAGAAAAGCAACTTTATTTTTCACTGATAGCAAAGTTTTAATAATTGtgttcaaaatatattattcaTGTGGagttaaatttttaaaaaacatttgtacagtCATTGTGTTACttgtgtaaattatacaaatgtagatgGCTCCGCTTATCAGACTGCAAGGTAATTAAACCATGTGACAGAAATGTACAGCATCATGTTAAGTCTGTAGATCATTATGATTTaaggtatatctttaaaaattaTCTCGTCTACTTAGTTATTGTAATTGACAGCTGTTGTGTTCAGCAATTATTTTCTTACCAAGGCTCACCTTTTGATCGTTCTAAATAGTTTGACCAAGTTTTGAAATCTTCATGATTATTAAATTGATTTCCTCCCACATATTAGATATACTGATTTGTCAAATTATTCAAGAACAAAAAGAGTGAAAATACTATTTTGAAGATTCAGTTGGTTcagtaaaagaaaacaaaatgtcaaatcTTATTACCTGATACCAAGTTATGTGCACATAATTGTTCTGGATTTGCTTATAATTTAGAATATATTATGGCACATGTTAATGAAAACTTATTCAGTTTGAATTAAGAAAATTATCATAGATTTAAGCAGTTTTCAGCATTAACAATTTTATAATAGTactaaaaatacatgtactttataatAACCAAATACTTTATACTTATCTAATAAAATTACCATTAACACCTGAAACACCCAGGAAGTAATCACTAGTGTCATTTATGGAAATATGCTAATGAAGTATATACTATTCCTTTATAAACAGtgttacatttacaatttatacatttgtatatggaATAAACATGGGTTTAAATAGCGAAATTGTGAAATCTTCAGATGCTGTGCTAGTTTCATCACAAAATAAATGTATGGTCCTCAGTTAGATAAATTGATTTATGCATCTTCTATAATCAAAATGTGAAAGTTTATAAATTTAGATTGGTAAgattataaaataatacatttgtttaaaataatacatttgttaACTTTATGGATTTTAAACCTGTTATGACACAAGCTATATCATGTAAGCACCATTAGAAGTGCACACGATGTATTGATGCACATATAGGAGGAAAGTGGAGTACCCATAGTTGCTTAACAAATTATGGCAACTTAATCACAAATGCACTAGGAAGTGCACTAGGGGaccttactgtgggaggaaattGGAATACCgagagaaaacccacatggtcaggcaggtgaccccatacttTTTTATATCCGATTAGGGAATCGCACCCCGGTcacctaggtgaaagacaagtgtgttacccctgtgtcacctgaccacccactCGCTATTcactgtaccatacagatgGCCATGTATATCTGGGCAATGTAAATGTTATAGTGTTTCATTATCAGCAttaattttgaatgaaattacAAGTAGAATGTACATACCAGGTATAAGTAAACTGCCAAAAATGTTTCCTGTTTTAGATATCTGAATTACAGGGATGCTGTTTGTTTGAATTGTTTGTCACTTAACTCCTTAGTGTATCTATTATCATAAAGGTTTTTATATACGTACCATAGATTGTATAATTCAAAACAAAGTTTcttacatatttatttcattacatcTCAAGGCACTGGTATTAGCAGTGTCCATGTTCCTTGGCTGATGTGACTGCTGAAAATTGGCACAAAATTCCACAATATAATCATTAGCATGGTAAACATCTTTGGTTTTATGTGAAAGTGAAGTCTCAAACAGTGTTATCATATTTAACAGTATagatatgattttaatgtaaCATAGGGTTGTAATATCTGTACAATTCCTCGGACTTAATTTACAATGTCGTCAAATTTTTAAATGGAacccaaaacaaaaatatatacacattgtaaAACTAAATCCCACATTTGTGAAAGCATGTGTTTCAAAAATGATTTACTAGAATCCTACATGTTTAATAGGTGTTAGTATAGCTATTTTGTTTCCTTGTTATAATTTTTGCATGGCGTTACCTTGGTCACGTAGAAAATATGTGGAATAAACTAGAATACCATGTACTTGTGTACTTGTACGTGAAGTTTAgaccaaggggagataactccttgTACTAGACTGTTATTGCTGTTACAGGTAAGCTAATAtgttgtaaacaatttatatgTGTGGTGGGTACAGGAGAAAATGTGGCTTATTACAGTTGTATGTGGTACTGTTTTAATTCAATCCCTTCTTTCTGGTATTCCTGTATGCTGAATATCTTGCTCTTGGGTAGATATTTGACTGGAAATGCTGTAATAATATGTACTGTTACTTGATTTTAGAGGGAAAGAACCACTGATCAATGTTACTATTCATTTAGAAATTGGCTCTCAAACCCTTAATCTTTGTGAACTACGACCTGGTCTATATATGAATATGAAAAAACCAGCCATAGACAGCGGTACATGTATTTCGTTTTAGACATTACAGATCTATGGCTTTAAAGGTGGTCATCCCAAACTAATTACGTCTGTTTTCTgatgaaattaaacaaatgtaaataaaagatTGTTTTATATCCCTAATTAAATTTCACCTAACACTGGGTTCCAATTAAAGCGTAATTACATAAATGTAGATGGAAATTCCTGACTGATCTAAATTGTCGAGATGGCAAGATAACATGCAAATGAAGCTCCCTTATGAGGTTCCCCAGTCCTATAATGCagtcctacttgataccgtacatacttggtacaggtgacagtctacatcctacttgatactgtacgtacttggtacaggtgacagtctacatcctacttgataccgtacgtacttggtacaggtgacagtctacatcctacttgatacccTATGTAgtgtacttggtacaggtgaccagtctacatcctacttgatactcTATGTAgtgtacttggtacaggtgacagtctacatcctacttgataccgtatgtagtgtacttggtacaggtgacagtctacgtcctacttgataccgtacttacttggtacaggtgacagtctacatcttacttgataccgtacgtacctggtacaggtgacagtctacatcctacttgatacccTATGTAgtgtacttggtacaggtgacagtctacatcctacttgatacccTATGTAgtgtacttggtacaggtgacagtctacgTCCTACTTGATACCCTATGTAgtgtacttggtacaggtgacagtctacatcctacttgataccgtatgtagtgtacttggtacaggtgacagtctacgTCCTACTTGATACCCTATGTAgtgtacttggtacaggtggGTGGAAGTACTTGTTGTAGGCCAAGCTCAGAGCTGTCCTATATTACTTATTTATACCTGAACTATGAACTTAATGGTATTTTCACCTCAATAAGGGCtttatgaatgaaaacaaaactttCTATAAAATCCTAATTtaacatttgatatttgataaagccattatttaaatgaaaataaagctCACAGACCGGATACTGGAATCTTGCCCAGAACGGCATACAATTTTTACCCAAACCAATCTAACATACTGTAGTAGCCTTGTTCTCGATATCATTGCATCGCTTGCTCAAATATAACCTGTGGATGGGGCTATTTATAGGAAAGTATTTTCTTGGTCAAGCTGGACACTAGACTATCCAATAAAGTCAATGAAAGAAGTAATGGACACCTTGAGACAAAATGTAATTATgtgttaaatttgatatttgctGATATTTGATTATGTGGGCGACGACAACCTTTAACATCATTATTTGCAGGattggttatacatgtagttggtTGTACAATGAGATCAAGTTTGATgtttatgtatttgtttatcTGTTAATCATGATCAGGTTCTGTAGACAGAAGGACTTCAACAACCCCTCTATCAAAAGGACGTACATAGTCATAGATGTATTATAGGACAATTGAAGCTATTATTTctaaattttgtttacaaagtTTGTATCCTGTTGTAAAATGATCAATGTAAAAAGTTCTATCGTAACTTCATTATCATGGTGGATACTGACATACACTCGAGTAGTGTCACTTCATTATCATGGTGGATACTGACATACACTCGAGCAGTATCACTTCATTATAATGATGGATACTGACATATACTCGAGTAGTGTCACTTCATTATCATGGTGGATACTGACATACACTCGAGTAGTATCACTTCATTATCATGGTGGATACTGACATACACTCGAGTAGTGTCACTTCATTATCATGGTGGATACTGACATACACTCGAGCAGTGTCACTTCATTATCATGGTGGATACTGACATACACTCGAGTAGTGTCACTTCATTATCATGATGGATACTGACATACACTCGAGTAGTGTCACTTCATTATCATGGTGGATACTGACATACACTCGAGTAGTGTCACTTCATTATCATGGTGGATACTGACATACACTCGAGCAGTATCACTTCATTATAATGATGGATACTGACATACACTCGAGTAGTATCACTTCATTATAATGATGGATACTGACATACACTCGAGTAGTGTCACTTCATTATCATGGTGGATACTGACATACACTCGAGTAGTGTCACTTCATTATCATGGTGGATACTGACATACACTCGAGTAGTGTCACTTCATTATCATGGTGGATACTGACATACACTCGAGCAGTGTCACTTCATTATCATGGTGGATACTGACATACACTCGAGCAGTGTCACTTCATTATCATGGTGGATACTGACATACACTCGAGTAGTGTCACTTCATTATCATGGTGGATACTGACATACACTCGAGTAGTGTCACTTCATTATCATGGTGGATACTCACACACTCGAGTAGTGTCACTTCATTATCATGATGGATACTGACATACACTCGAGAGGTATCACTTCATTATCATGGTGGATACTGACATACACTCGAGTAGTGTCACTTCATTATCATGATGGATACTGACATACACTCGAGTAGTGTCACTTCATTATCATGGTGGATACTGACATACACTCGAGTAGTGTCACTTCATTATCATGGTGGATACTGACATACACTCGAGTAGTATCACTTCATTATAATGATGGATACTGACATACACTCGAGTAGTGTCACTTCATTATAATGATGGATACTGACAAACACTCGAGCAGTGTCACTTCATTATCACGGTGGATACTGACACACTCGAGCAGTGTCACTTCATTATCATGGTGGATACTGACATACACTCGAGTAGTATCACTTCATTATCATGGTGGATACTGACATACACTCGAGTAGTGTCACTTCATTATCATGGTGGATACTGACATACACTCGAGTAGTGTCACTTCATTATCATGGTGGATACTGACATACACTCGAGTAGTGTCACTTCATTATCATTGTGGATACTGACATACACTCGAGTAGTGTCACTTCATTATCATGGTGGATACTGACATACACTCGAGTAGTGTCACTTCATTATCATGGTGGATACTGACAAACACTCGAGTAGTGTCACTTCATTATCATGGTGGATACTGACATACACTCGAGTAGTGTCACTTCATTATCATGGTGGATACTGACAAACACTCGAGTAGTGTCACTTCATTATCATGGTGGATACTGACATACACTCGAGCAGTGTCACTTCATTATCATGGTGGATACTGACATACACTCGAGTAGTGTCACTTCATTATCATGGTGGATACTGACATACACTCGAGTAGTGTCACTTCATTATCATGGTGGATACTGACACACTCGAGTAGTGTCACTTCATTATCATTGTGGATACTGACATACACTCGAGTAGTGTCACTTCATTATCATGGTGGATACTGACATACACTCGAGTAGTGTCACTTCATTATCATGGTCGATACTGACATACACTCGAGTAGTGTCACTTCATTATCATGGTGGATACTGACATACACTCGAGTAGTGTCACTTCATTAACATGGTGGATACTGACATACACTGGAGTAGTGTCACTTCATTATCATGGTGGATACTGACATACACTCGAGTAGTGTCACTTCATTATCATGGTGGATACTGACATACCTTCGAGCAGTGTCACCTATCTCTCTCTCTGTGTCTTATATTGTGTTCACTGTAGATCTGTTTATTTTTGGTTATTTGAGTGGACTTTGTTTCTTCTGTATAGATAGTGGTATAACTGCCATATGAGTATAATAAACTGGACTGTGTAAGCGGAAATACAggatttgtttatttttttaatatgtttacatCATATCTTCCTATATATTTGGTAGGCAAACTTTAGGTTTAGGAATACCATGTTATCCTGTTTCAGATTGATTTTTTGAgtaggaaaagaaaaaaacatacacaaacTATAAAAGATAACAGTAATTATTAATACACTCAAGGTCAAGATGAATACTTTTAATGGGGAAGTAACTCTCCTTTAGGTGGAAAGTAACTTGCCTTGAAAAGGGAAGCAACCACTTTTAGAGGGGAAGTTGCTCATCTTGACAAGGGAAGTACATGTAACTCATTTATTACAGGGGATAATTCCTATTACAGGGGAAGTTCTTATGGCAGGGGAAGTAACTCACCTGggcaagggagacaaccctcTATTACAGGGGCAGTTACTTATCAtgacaggggaagtaactcaccctgacaagggagacaatcctCTAGTACAGGGAAGTTACGTATCAtgacaggggaagtaactcacATTGACAAAGGAGACAACCCTCTATTACAGGGGAAGCTACTTAtgacaggggaagtaactcagtctgacaagggagacaaccctcTATTACAGGGGAAGTTACTTATCATtgaaggggaagtaactcaccctgacaagggagacaaccctcTATTACAGGGAAGTTACTTATCAtgacaggggaagtaactcaaactgacaagggagacaaccctcTATTACAGGGGAAGTTACTTATCAtgacaggggaagtaactcaccctgacaagggagacaatcctCTAGTACAGGGAAGTTACTTATCAtgacaggggaagtaactcacATTGACAAAGGAGACAACCCTCTATTACAGGGGAAGTTATTTATCAtgacaggggaagtaactcaccctgacaagggagacaatcctCTATTACAGGGGAAGTTATTTATCAtgacaggggaagtaactcaccctgacaagggagacaaccctcTATTACAGGGGAAGTTACTTATCAtgacaggggaagtaactcacCATGACAAGGGCGACAACCCTCTATTACAGGGGAAGTTACTTAtgacaggggaagtaactcagtctgacaagggagacaaccctcTATTACAGGggaaaatatttatcatgacaggggaagtaactcaccctgacaagggagacaaccctcTATTACAGGGGAAGTTATTTATCAtgacaggggaagtaactcacCTTTACATGGTAAGTAGTTACCATCATTTACAGGGGAAGCAACTACTTTTACAGGGTAAATTATTCCGAGATCATGTCTTCCATTACAAAATGTGAACCTTCCCAAAATATCCTGTCGTCCTTAAGGAACTGTGAACCTTCCCAAAATATCCTGTGTACCATTAGGAAATGTGAATCCTTCCATAATATACTGTCTATTATTATAGTAGAAACATAAGAAAGGGTAATAACAGCCGACGACtgacatatacactgtatttgaaACGTCCTAAATAAATATAGTAAGCCAAGgtattacaaaaataaacacagaATGGTTAAATTTAACAGACAAAAAGATTTTAAACGACCAGATAAAAAAAACGACGTTTTTAATTCATCCTATTCTGTGTGTTATAGGATATTTAAGGAAACCtaacaatttgaaaattatcttgAACAGCTAGATAAAAGAGACCGGATTACACTAAAACTAATCatacatttaaaattgaaaCAGGAATGTGGAATAATATTGCACGAGACTACATTTTGTAATGATGGAAAGGCTGG
It includes:
- the LOC117342743 gene encoding mannose-6-phosphate isomerase-like yields the protein MEQLPKVFPLKCAVQKYLWGKIGHDSEVAQLSLSADPSFEVDENSTYAELWMGTHPNGPSRIISSSGDADIDLGAWVQKNADSIGTEMEKNKNLSFLFKVLSVKTALSIQAHPNKVLAELIHKEKPELYKDPNHKPEMAIALTPFKGLCGFRPIKEVAGYLKYIEEFRTAVGGQYAVKLLTASKCMDQKLHIEAMKDCFSGLMNQKKDVIHAQLSSLINHVTELEKEGKDTSQYEADVLLKVNREFPGDVGCFAIYFLNVVNLNPGEAMFLRASLPHAYLSGDCIECMACSDNTIRAGLTPKHRDVNLLCEMLDYNSLSVAKTKFRPIQRGNVTYYKPDIEDFMVTKVEVPADSTSGVLHSIDSASICIVIQGEGQASSCSLVSALDLSKGSVFFIAANEEVHLTVSSQGMVVYRASYSVKIPSA